GAGAGTGCTTTCTCCCCAGATCTCAGGTTCTTTGTCCTGGGCTTAGTGATCTGCATTGTCACAGAGGAACACAGCTGTCTTAGTGGTTCATAGGTGGAGATACACACTTTGAGGTAACGAAGGCTTGAACCCTTAATGCAGCCCTGTTGATTTTACAATGTTGACCTTTTAGAAATAATATCATGTcccaaagaaaaggagtacttgtggcaccctagagactaacaaatttatttgagaataagctttcgtgagctacagctcacttcatcggatgcatgcagtggaaaatacagtggggaaattttatatacacagagaacatgaaacagtgggcgttaccatacacactgtaatgagagtgatcaggtaaggtgagctattaccagcaggagagcggggcgtgggcaggggggaccttttgtagtgataatcaaggtgggccatttccagcagttgacaagaacgtctgaggaacagtaaggggggaaataaacagggggaaatagttttactttgtgtaatggcacatccactcccagtctctattcaagcctaagttaatggtgtccagtttgcaaattaattccaattcagcagtctctcactggagtctgtttttgaagtttcttttgttgaagaattgccacttttaggtctgtaatcgagtgaccaaagagattgaaatgttctccaactgcttttttcaatgttataattcttgacgtctgatttgtgcccattgattcttttacgtagagactgtccagtttgaccaatgtacatggcagaggggcattgctggcacatgatggcttatatcacattggtagatgtgcaggtgaacgagcctctgatagtgtggctgatgtgattaggccctatgatggtgtcccctgaatagatatgtggacacagttggcaacgggctttgttgcaagggtaggttcctgggtgagtggttctgttgtgtggtgtgtggttgctggtgagtatttgcttcaggttggggcactgtctgtaagcaaggactggcctgtttcccaagatctgtgagagtgatgggtcatccttcaggataggttgtagatccttgatgatgcgctggagaggttttagttgggggctgaagatgacagctagtggcattctgttattttctttgttgggcctgtcctgtagtaggaaaCTTCTGCGGAACcgcctgatcaacatcctatacagcaaacagggaaagattaagaatgagctctcaaaactggatactcacAAAaaataggaaggaaggaaggaaggaaggaaggaaggaaggaaggaaggaaggaaggaaggaaggaacacGGAGTAGCCATAGAGTAAGGGTCTCTGGATGTAGGTGAATAAGTAATATTAAGTAGGATTTAGGGAGGCTTGGGCAggggttgaattttttttccccacatactCCCATATCCCTCCATTCAGTCACTTTTCCCAATTAATGTTTtggcagtgaggaaagcagaCTGTGGAGATGAGAAAGAGAAACCACTCCTCACACACTGACTTCATCGTCTTGGGCTTCCCAGGGCTCCCAGAGCACCAGTGGCTGCTCTTTGTGCTGTTTGTAACCATCTACGTTCTGACCCTCATGGAAAATCTGGTCCTGATTGTGACCATCAAGTTGAACTGCCAGCTTCACActcccatgtatttcttcctaggCAACCTCTCCCTCTTGGAAATCTTCTATGTCTCGGTGACTGTTCTCAAACTTCTCTCCAACCTCCTGTTGGGGGAGAAGGTCACCTCTCTGGGGGGATGCATGGCTCAGCTGTATTTCTTCTTGTGCCTGGCTTCCTCTGAGTGTTTTCTCCTGGCGGCAATGGCCTGTGACTGCTATTTAACCATCTGCCATCGGTTGCACTACCCAGCCCTTATGAATCACAGAGCCTGCACCGTGCTGAACCTGGGCTCCTGGCTGAGTGGCTTCCTGGCTTCCTTCCCATCCATTGTGATGATCTCCAGGCTGCAGTTCTGCAGCCTAACACCATCCAACACTTCTTCTGTGATCTCCTGCCCCTCCTGAAGCTGTCGTGCACAGACACCTCGACCATCGAGACGCTGGATTTCGTGGCAGCGCTGTCTGTCCTTGTGATGTCCCTACTAGTGACAGGAACCTCCTACATCTGCATATTCTCCACCATGGCCAGGATCCCATCCACAGCTGGGAAGCATAAAGCTTTCTTCATCTGTGCCTCCCACCTGGTGGTGGTCTCCATGTTCTATGCCACCACCATCTTCATGTACGCATGGCCCAGGGCTGTTGGCACCTTTGACCTCAACAAGCTGGTGTCTGTCTTGTACATGGTAGTGGCCCCATTTCTGAACCCATCATCTACAGCCTAAGGGACAGGAAAGTGAGGGAGACCATGAGAAGAGCGCTCGGCAGCAAAGCCAACTGCTTGGTCTTCATCGTTAGAGTCAAATGGGGATAGAGCCAAAGAGTCACaaagtttaagaccagaaggaaccacaAGGCTatataatctgacctcctgtatatcacaggtgaccaacaccacccagcccctacacactaaacccaacaaccaaaattagaccaaagtattacagcccacaggagactcaactatgggagaagaggagggaccgAGGTGCTACAATGCCCAACAAacttgcaatggcagggaattgattcaGTGAGAGATACCCAGATGGGAAGGTGAAACCTTACTGAACTGACCCCATTTATAATAATATTGGGCCAAACCATGTTCCTCACAGTAGAGTGACTAACTctatttatgccttatttctgaTTGTGGGGATCTGATTGTGAtcttattgacatgaactgtgacatATGATGGATAAGGTCAAAGTACTTTTTAAGTCCTTGAAGGTAGGGATGTTGCATAGGATGCTAATGGAATTAGGTGCCAAAATCCCATTGTATTCTAGTAGGAGTTGGATGGCTAACTCATCTGGTCACTTGGCCTAaggcagttaggtgcccaattcccattgattttcaaaagtatttgaaCACCTAAATCATGACTGAacgggtgtgtttccagtggggtcccacagggaccgGTTCTTGGCCCTTACACtagtttacatttttattaatgacctgggagaaaacataaaatcatcactgataaagtttgagaATGACACAGAATTTgagagagtggtaaataatgaagaggacagttcACTGATACAGAGCCATCTGAATCACTTGGTGAACTGGGTGCGAGCAAACAATATaggttttaatacagctaaatgtaaatgaatacatctaggaacaaagaattggGCATatactgggaagcagtgattcttccctggtagcagagaaaagtagaaaatgatccaatggctggaagttgaagcgagacaaactcagactggaaatagggcataaatttttaacagtgagggtgtcAGGCCAAAGTCGGGGGAGGACTCGGATACACTCAATGAAGCCACACCAGGTGTATAAGTATAAATGGTTTTATTGCCAAAGTATAATAAGCTTCCCAGCCTTGCCGCTTTACTAAATACATGCTTTCCAGCAACCAAGCAAGCAAGAATCAATGCTTACACCCCTTCTACTGCAGACAGTCCCGCCTTGTCCTTGACGGCTTGTAGCAGACGCTGCTCCAGTGTGGGGAATTCCTGGGCACCCACAAGGCCAAGTTCCGCAGGTGAGACTGTTTGTCTAAAGCAATTCTCATAGCCGTTTTTATCATCATCTCTTCCTCAGGGGATGTATTCGTCCACAagcaggctctggcaggaaaCACTATTACTTTCTATTCCCACACTTTACACTCTTAGGCTCTACTTATTTCTTTACTCGATTATCCAGTCAGAGTGGCTGCAAGCCAGCCCAGCAGGTCAAAGCCTGTTCAGCACTAGCTCCACCCAGACCACTCTGTAACAACAGGCCAAGCTAACTTGCGGTCAGCCCCAACAgagagcaattaaccattggaacaacttaccaagggtttcagagtaacagccgtgttagtctgtattcgcaagggttatggtggattctccatcactgacacttttaaaatcaggagtggatgttcttctaaaagatctggtctaggaattatttgggggaaggtctctggcctgtgttgtacaggaggtcagactggatgatcacagtggtcccttctggccttggaatctatgaactccCTTTAAGTCTTTTGATAATCCCAGCCAAAATAGGTTCTAATTGGTGATCATGTCCTGTGTtctacagggatgaatttcacctatAGAGTGAAGGAACTCAATTCTGACTTTAAAATCTCACATTTGATTTGTGTTAAATTATGGCTGTGAAACATGGAAAAGGGGACTAATAAGAAACCAGGAGGGCTGGAAGCTGAGACCAGGAAGAGATGGACCAAAGGCTGTTGGGTGGCCACCACAGATTTAGGATGGTAGATTGGTGTTTTCCTTTGGACTTTGATTGCACCCAAAGGGGTGGGACAGAAGGTTTAGCAAGAGGCCTGAGTCACCTCAGCAACAGAGCTGTGCTGAAGGCCAAGAGAGTCATTGAAAACctaggagggaaactgaggtaagtAGACTGCAGTGCCACACCACGAAGGGGTGTGCTCCAGAACTGCAGCCTCCTACAGGTCTCATTGAAAATCCCAGTCCTGATGTCTACCCGTTCTTTGGATTTCAGAATAAAAGATACCTCATATCAGGTACAAAGGAAACACAGACTCAGGTACCACAATAATTAGCTTAGCTAAATAGACAGATCTTCACATGGGGATCTgattgtgacgttattgacatgaactgtgacatatagatcattgttgcaaccagggtcctatggttgcactaggtcttgtacagaggaggtcaagtgggatgtctatggaaaggttgtagtttgctggttatgattatgctgtctatatgtgtgtatcatttttgtatttgaaattatgaatattggctatgtatttgtatctcaatgtgtttgattctaagtagcctcagtgaagcatttggtcagcttcttgagaaaggactattctcagtaattGCCCAATCaaaaaacacttaactgacaatggactttgggagatgccaatccacatctgagctttcctaggaatgttcaaactaacatgtaaacaatgttGTCtacctgcaaaaagctgaatcattcatggacatgtgacttgcccaagtggctacaaactccatcttcttgctgtgactttgcacagaagaacaaaggggtttccgcccacaagagaaaGAATCTAAAAGGCCCTgtaagcctctccattttgtgttcagctggctcaagaagagatggcctctccaccccaaactgatgcctgaaagaaactggaacaaaggacagtaactacggggctgtgagtgattgctggactcaGGCTAGGAGGGTGTCCagtttgtgaaagaagcttattggaacatctcttgaggtgagatttcatctgtaatcagtttcctACTGCATTatgcttagacttgcatgttttgttttattttgcatggtaactgtcaaggttccttccccactaagaactctagggtacagatgtgaggacctgcatgaaaacctcctaagcttattcttaccagcttaggttaaaaacttccccaaggtacaaactttgccttgtccttgaaccctatgctgccaccaccaagcgtgctaacaaagaccagggaaagagcccacttggagatgtcgtcccccaaaatatccccccaaaccctacaccccctttcctggggaaggcttgataaaagtcctcaccaatttgcataggtgaacacagatccaaacccttggatcttaagaacaatgaaaaagcaatcaggatcttaaaagaagaattttaattaaagaaaaggtaaaagaatcacctctgtaaaatcaggatggtaaataccttacagggtaatcagattaaaagcACAGAGACGCCCTCTAcgcaaaacctgaagttacaaaaagacacaaaaccaggaatatacattccattcagcacaacatattttaccagccattaaacaaaaggaaatctaacgcatttctagctagattgcttactaacttaacagaagttctgaagagcattcctgacctgatcccggcaaaagcatcacccagacagacagaccctttgttcccccccgcctccagctttgaaagtatcttgtcttggcctgctaaacccagggttgtgagttcaatccttgagggggccatttagggatctggggcaaaaaatggggattggtcctgctttgagcagggggttggactagatgacctcctgaggtcccttccaaccctgatattctatgattctatgattcctcattggtcattttggtcaggtgccagcgaggttatcttagcttcttaaccctttacaggtggaagggttttgcctctggccaggagggattttatagcactgtatacagaaaggtggttacacTTTCCTtaacttccctttatttttatgatagtaattttactttgttctgtctgttattatttggaaccacttaaatcgtactttttatacttaataaaatcacttttttgattattaattaacccaaagtaaataatacctgggggagcaaacagctgtgcatatctctctatcagtgttatagagggcagacagtttatgagtttaccttgtatatgCTTTaaacagagtaaaacggatttattggGGGTTTGGATCCCCTTGGGAGCTGGGTGTTTGGGTgatagagacaggagcacttaccaagacattttcagttaagtctgcagctttgggggcatgggtTAGACCCTGGGTCTGTATTGCAGCAAATTAGTCTATCTGGCttaacaagacagggttctggaggcccaaactggcagagaaaatgggctcagaggtagtctcagcacatcaggcgacagtcccaagagggtctctgtgaccgaacccatcacactgACCTCAAGCCATTGCCATGTGTTTGATGTTCCATTAAACACACACAGCAATGGCTTTATAAACAAGCCCAGATTGGAGCCCACACCAAGGCCTTGTCTAGCAGAAGACAACACACTCTGCCCCTCTGGCCATGCAATAAGAGAGGAAAGAAAGTGGACCTGCTTTGGCCAACAGAAAGTATCAGTTACAGTTCTGAGGATCCTGAACCTTGTTAACTGCTGTATAACATGTGATACTTGGACCATGTGTGGTGCTGTCATGGAAAGGTGCCTCTTCAGCATTCTGAAGAGGGAAGAGAGTCATGATGGATGAGAAAAGGGCAACTACACTGTATAATGGGCATTAGGGACAGCAGAGGCTGAGGGATGGGGAAGTGAATAATTTATTCTGGTTTTCACCTGCTCAAGTTCTGGTGCCTATGCTTAAAATATGTGAATTGGGCCTGCTTGACATAAATCAGAAGAAATTCCATTAACCCCCACGCATACGTTTACACTTTAGAGCCTTGTAAATTAATTTGAATGGAAAATTAAATCACAAGATTACATATGTGAATTCATGGGAATGGCTGGGTGGGGAAATGAATGACCTCCCCTGTTTCAGCGGAAGGACAGTTGAAATTAGGTTTGAAAGCTGGGGAATGATTGTTTTATGTGGTGATGTATGTGCAAGGCCCTTTGtgtgcaatttttttattttgttaaaaaattccTGAGGATTTACCAGTGTttattacaaattttaaaaacgatgaaaatcaatgcaaaaaaaataaattccgTTTCTGTTAAATATTGAGGTTAATATTGGGGGACAAGAGGACAGAAAAAAAACATCAAATAGTGAAGTAAGAGtattgaaaataaaaacagtttaatgATGTGGTTTATTTCATGAACTGTACTTTAACAGTACATACACATATGCACATTCATgtttgggttttgtgtgtgtgtcttccacTGCATTGCCTTACTTTAACAGTCTAAGTGGAAATGTTAAGCTAATTTATTATTTCCAGAAACACATCTACCTAAAGTAATGTAGCAGAGTTTCTAACACAATCACTATTTTCATAGACTTGAAAACTCCAAAATTCACATTCAAACTGGTTAAAAAAACCATGTTTTTGGAAAAATCTGGgaaaattttcaataaaaattggTATGTGTTAGAGTGTGTGTGCGCATTCACATTGTGTGTGTGGGTCTTTGTTTGAACCTCCTTTTGtggaatatgtgtgtgtgtgaatgcttAAGGGTAATTCCTTTATATGTGTGTGAATCTGTGCATGTCTCCCTCTGCCTGCATGTGTATCAGTGTGCACATTTGGGAAATGAATGCTTGGttactatttgtgtgtgtgagagttgTGATTTGCTGTGTATCACACAGCTGAAGGCAGAACCCCAGCTGGTGTAAGTGAACGTAGCACCACGGAGGACAACCCAGTTGGCTGGTGAAAATGAGTATGAGGATCTAGCCCCATGTTCCAATGTCTCCCTGATTTCTCTCCCATACCACTGATGTCCAGGCACAATTGTGCTCCACAGAGCTGCTCCTGCAATTGGCTGATGCTAAATGCACCACTGCCTGAGGTGGTATGGGGCCATCGACATCGCTGGCAGCAACTGCATATTGCCACAGTCTTACAGCTCTGTCCAGGCCTCTCTATGAATTGCTTGATGGTCTTCTGTCTAATCCATAGCAGCAATGAACCTGAATGAAGCTTCCTGGACTTCAGGATCCGAGACCAAAAAAGCTcagatccaaacacccccaaTAAACCTGGTGAGTCTCAGAATCTAGAACTGAATTTCACAGCCCTGGTCATTCACAAGTTCTTAATTGGACAAGCAGCCACATGAGAACCACCACCCTGTGGATCGCACCAATTGGTCTCCTTACTGGCAAGCTCAGAAGCCACACGAAGGGACAATAGACATGGAGTGTGAACAAACTTCTGGGTTCTGACCTATAGAAATGAGCACCTTGGGGCACTTAGGGAGCTCACTGACTGATGGGGGTCAGGGAGAGAGCATGTGCATGTATCCCTACTCATCTACCTTGTCATCTTTttatccgtccatccatccatccatccatccatccatccatccatgtgTATAATCATCTGTCCATCCACCTAATTGTCTTTCTTGTCTGTCCATCAAGATACCTgtccattttctcctccttctgctATTTGTCCATCCAAGAATCTACCCCTTGGTCAGCCTGTGGAAGTGGACTTCAGTGGGCAGGGGCTGCTGAGTGGGGACATGTCACAGTCACTAAGTTCAATTTAAAGATATAACCTGATATTTGGTAACTAAGAAATATTCCTTCTCACTCTGTGTGCTGCTAATTCACAGGCAAAGCAGGTGGGAATTGGAGCTGACAAGAGGCTGGCAGAGTGACTGTAACACTCTGGTAAGGACAGCAGTGGCAAGGGGATAGACTGTAACAAGTGCTATCTTGGTCAGAGAAGTGGCAATGAATGGTCTGTCTGTGGTGCAAAAGGTGCTTGACCTTAAGGATGCAGCTGATTCTATAGGTCTGATCACAGATTTGCTGTGACAGATCCCCAGTGTGAAGGAACCCTGATCAGTTTTATTTGGAACATGTTAATTTCACTGATGCTTTGCttagataaaaatatttaaaaaaaaaaaaactgcttccTTATGTGCTTGTTAAAACTATCTCAGCTAGCAACACACTTACTAAAAAGAAATCTCTCCAATTAGCCATGAAGCACCTGTAACTCTAGAGAGGTTTAAAGGAGGACACACAGATCATTAAAACTTCATGTGTCTTAATCAGCACTCTGAGGAATGTTAAACCCAGCCAAGAGCTGGACACTGCTTGGAGATTTAACAAACCTCTCAAGGAGttacaggccagtggcagaaacAAAGTTCCTCATTATTTTAATGGGTCCCATGGAGGGCCATTAGAATAGAAACAGTGTCGGGAAATGTAGGTCCCAGAGGTGGTCCCATAGGGGCTGATTAGAAGAGAAAGTCAGAGGCATTGATTAaagttagacaaaggaagggacaGGTCTGTTCCTGTGTCAAGTAGCCCCTGCTGGTTACAGTGAAATGGTCAAGCCAGTCATTCCCAGCCCCTGTGAACGGTGATCCCTTCCTTCATAAATTCCATCAGACCCCAGGGAGTAAGGGAATGCAAGGGAGATGGATGGGGGCAAGGAAACTGACATGTAAACACACCTCAGATTCCCTCTAGGTTAGCCAAGGCAGCATGGCTCAGGCAATTCCAGGTTTCtaggcctcagggaaggagatCAGCCAACGTACCTGGGTTATGACAGGCTTTGCTGTCCTGCCCACGAACCCCAGCTCTGCTGATCCCCCTCAGACAGAACTCACAGCCTCCTCCACTGTTGCATCTCTGGGTTCACACACCCACAGCTCTGATCCTGCATCTGattcccagcctgcagcccctgctatcccagccccggGCTTCCCCACAACACAGCACTCTGCTGATGGGCTTCAATCCTGATCTGCAACCCCCTGAGTTCCCCACACCCATGCACAGTTCTGTCATtgcccctcagtcctgctctGCAGCCCCCTGTTCTCTGCTGAAGCCCATTAGTCCTGATCTAGGGTTGGCTCCCTTCGCTGCTTTGGTGACATGCCTCAGTCCTGACTTACATCACCCCTTCTATTCCTGCCCCCAAaccgctccccagctcagccaatGCATCACAATAGCGAGCCACAATCCCCCTATCATTGCTGTCCTACCCCCAACACACAACACTGACAACGCTCCTCGGTCCTGACCCACTGCCACTCCAGTTCACACCCACTCCTCTTTGAACACCCCGATCTTGACAATGCCCTGGCTAACCCAGGCCTGACACCCTCAGCGCTCTGGTATTTCTGCTGAGTtctgccccagagcaccccctggccaggcctgggACTGAGCTGAGCTGTCTCAATGCATTGCAAAGCAACTTGCGCTTTCCGTCCCctacgcacgcgcacacacaccgCTGCCATGCTCCTCCTGGGCCACACCCACCAGAGTACATTGGGCTTTACCTGTAACAGCCCCTTACCCATGTGCATGGAACAACAAACCTACAACAATCGACAACCCACACCCCTGCCCAAATACTCCACATTGCACAAAACTATGATATTCATTCGggatgtgcgcacacacacacaagacctCAGTCCATCCAACAGGGaagtccacacacacaccagactgCAGCCCACCAAACAGGGGCAGtaagtacacacacaccccacaagtCTTATTGCCTCCAGAAGGGGGTAACAAGACACACATGcgtacacaaatacacacacacggaACAGGATTCATTTTCCCACCGGGGAgcaggaatctctctctctctctcacacacacacacacacagtgtgcgTCCCTCAGCATGGCAATGACAGACAGATGCAAGTACATTCTGAAATGCTCATTCCATGCAGCAGGAACACACAGTTACACACCCATAGAACAGGGTTGTTTACCACCAGCAGGGCTCACTCAGGGATTCCTGCACAGAGATGAAGTTCTGATCATGGGTTTAAGGCACTTGACCAGCCCTCAGACCTCTCAGCTCAGTTTCTGTCTTTACCACTGGTCCTGCATGGGGACTGAGGGTGAAGTTTACAAACCAAAATTAATGGGAATTTGTGTCTCCAAATCCCACAAGcaggctagaaaaaaaaaatcttaacattAAACCCTGTGGACCGGACCTTCACCTGGTAGAAACTGGCCATAGCTCCATTTgattcaatggggccagaccccagctGGTTGCAATGGTCCATAGCTCCTTGTGTGAATCACTTAATTGTAGTAAATTACTTAATAGTTTCCATGCCttggtttccctatctgtaaaatagagataatcgCATGTCTCACCCTCGCAAGGTGTTATGACGTTAAAGTCTGTTCTtgactgtgagatgctcagacacTACACAGATGAGGCCTGTGTAAATACTAGAAAATATAGAAGGCTGGATCCTCAGATGCTGCAAAtacacctttctgtgcctcaatttcccttcaTTTAACATGGGGATAAATCCCCTCTCCTTATTTCACATGAATGATGGGAGGTTACATTTATCATTGGTTGTGGTGTGCCCAGACTCTACCATGCTGGGAAGCATTTAGCTACCTAGACAGACGTAATCCCAAACAATGGGCCCTAACACCACTGAGATCAAAGACCAAGCTCCCATTTGTCTCAGTGTTACCAGGACTGTGGCCTACGTGCATTGCCGGCTGATGAAGTAACAATACAGAGGCAAATTTCTGTGGGTGCCTGGGGCACTGTGAACCCGTCCAGATTTCAAGTGTCCCAACTTGGCTAAGGAGCTGTTTTGGTTTAGCAATTTTACACTCAGACTTTCAGGTCAGAAGGTACCATCATGattatctactctgacctcctgcaagtTGCAGGcctcagaacctcacccacccactcctgtaataaacctctaacctctggctgagttactgaagtcctcaattcttgatttaaagacttcaagttacaaagaatccaaCATTtgtctagttcaaaccagcaagtgacccatgctgcaaaGAAAGGCAATAAACCCTcagggtctctgctaatctgacatggggggaaatttcttcccgaccccaaatatggggatcagttagactctgagcatgtgggcaagacccaccagccagactgGGATAGAATCTCTGTAGTACTccgagccctccccatctagttcCCCATGTCCGGCCATTGGAGTGGTTTACTAATAGCAGTTACAGATAGGCCATATGCCATTTTCACGGATAAACAGGAAGCATTGATCTGGATCGTGATCATGCTATCAAAGTAAAAGCAAGAGACTGAGAATAGGGCTCATATCAAAGAAATGCTGTTGCCTTCATGTGATCACTAGAGGGAAGCAAAGAGTAAGAAATGAGAAGGAAGCAGCATTGTAGGGAATGGATGGAAGGAGACAATCATTCGCCaattttaaggccagacaggaccaacGTGATCTTCTAGCCTACtctcctgtttaacacaggccaTGGGACGTGCCTCACTTAATTCCTGCTTCTAATGCAAATAGGTGTGGTTGGACGAGAACAGATCTTACAAAAACACATTCAGAACCGGGCAGCTCCTCTGTGAAATGACAATGACGAATATGAAGAACATACAATACATTGACCATCACATTACCAGTATTATCAC
This sequence is a window from Eretmochelys imbricata isolate rEreImb1 chromosome 13, rEreImb1.hap1, whole genome shotgun sequence. Protein-coding genes within it:
- the LOC144273851 gene encoding LOW QUALITY PROTEIN: olfactory receptor 226-like (The sequence of the model RefSeq protein was modified relative to this genomic sequence to represent the inferred CDS: inserted 2 bases in 2 codons), which encodes MRKRNHSSHTDFIVLGFPGLPEHQWLLFVLFVTIYVLTLMENLVLIVTIKLNCQLHTPMYFFLGNLSLLEIFYVSVTVLKLLSNLLLGEKVTSLGGCMAQLYFFLCLASSECFLLAAMACDCYLTICHRLHYPALMNHRACTVLNLGSWLSGFLASFPSIVMISRLQFCXPNTIQHFFCDLLPLLKLSCTDTSTIETLDFVAALSVLVMSLLVTGTSYICIFSTMARIPSTAGKHKAFFICASHLVVVSMFYATTIFMYAWPRAVGTFDLNKLVSVLYMVVAPFLNPXIYSLRDRKVRETMRRALGSKANCLVFIVRVKWG